The genomic DNA TACACTCCACATTTGCTTGTTAATTGACAAATTCCTAAGAGCCCACGCTTAACATTTGTTCATCCTGAATCCCAATTAATTGTCTAGTCGATggttaagaaaaaactaaactCAAATATCTAATGGACATTTCATGAATATCAAAAAGAATAAGGGGGAAGCAGAGCCCCTAAAACATGCcctataaacatatttaaaatactggTCACTTTTTACGGatagacaatttaaaattagttaaactAGTTAATAGCAATataaaattagatgcatacgagAGTTTAGCAAgattaaaaaatcaagaaaccaatcttaacagggataaaggtccaatctCTTATAGTGAATTGTATAATTTAGTTATTGTTTAAGATTTGTTCGACCATGCTTCATTGCATTTTTTGCTCTATTATCTTTGGTATATAAGGCCACTTagaagtagttttagtttagttgtCTTCCGAAAATGATCGTTAGGGAAACACGtatcgagaataaaataaaaagagtttggttagtggtaaaactgttttgtgatttaagtgTCACATCAAGGCTTCCAAGAATAggaatattaaaacaatattatgtTTCACaggcttttatttatttgaatttatgaaacaaaacctaataaaaaatttgattattattagaaatatatgacatttttacataaatgaaATAGAGCGTTTAcataaattatatgaaaaaaatgcgctatttaagaaatattatgtGCATTCAAATGTAAGCTAATTGTTATAATAGTAACAACGTTTAAgtgaatattttaacaattctggatattttttaagaatcttGTAGATATTTGACAGGGATGCAATCCAATTTATAAAACAACACCCCTATAGCGGCAGTATCTTCATCGAGGCTTGCCGCGACATTCGACTTAGTCTCTTTGATCACTTTTAAATCCATATCAGGAATATCACATTCAAAAATAAGATTTCCGGCTTGATCTCTTGCCTTCATATAAAATTTCCAGAGCGATATTTGAAGATTGCGATTTTGTTGTGAAAGACGTTTTTTTATATCCGGAAGGTTTAATacttcttttcttattttaaatgtaattttttgcgGCTTTCGAAATTTTTTAGATGAAATAGGTTTGATAATAATGTCACCTTCCACATAAGGCTTGCAATTTATTAACCATTTGTGTGTGTCCTTATTTGCTGGAACAATCCATAAGCCAGCTGATTTAATTTCCCACTTTAAAATGCGAATTTGCAGTTTTAGATTGTCGTCAGCCATGGCAATATCCATTTCATTTTCAATATGTCTTCGAATCTTCTGAGCTAGCTTTGGTGCCTTTCTAGGGTCGCCTGAAAAGTTTAAATCAAATACCACGGGGTCTTTTTGAGTTAACggtttcttaatattattaggttCAATCGCACGTTTTTTCTTAGGTTGCTCATCACTTGAGAGTGGCATCGAATTTTCATAGTCTAATTCCATGTCTTCATACGAATAATCGACAGCCAGCATCTCGCTGACATCTAGTCTGAAATAAATATGCATTGAAAAGAATAGAATATTTTCTAACTAGTATGCAAAGAAAAAACCGCAGGCTTGCTGCTGATAACTCTAAGAATACAAACGggacatattaaaaaaaaaaaaagatccttCACTGTTGGTTTAAATTTTACCACAAAACCATACGGTTTGTGCCCCTGGGAAAATAATTACAGTAAATATATATTGCGCTTACCCATTATCAGAGTCATGGCCTTTATCGGAGTCATTATCAGAAGCCATAGTAAGCAAGAAGTTTTTTCCAGTCAAATCGATTTTTACTTAAAGAAGTGCATAAACCATTCTCGGctcaataattaatatataaatttccaCCTATATAATCTTATCTGATTAATctattactttatattttatcgcaataaaactaatataattccatctacttgaaaataaaaaaatattggcaaaCTTAAATATATCTATTACCAATTTATTGAAATGATATATAGAAATACAAATATACAGAGCGTCCACTTACtatcgcggtgctcgattgcAAAGCAATCATTCTCTTATGAAGTAACTTCTATCCAAACTATAGCTCTAAAATGACTTAGTTTGGAATGTTGATAATTGAAAGAATGATCAAAGAGATGAGGAGTTTGAGTTTGTAGTAGTTTTCCGAATATTCTTAGGTGATTGGAAGCGTTAAAGAGATGACAGAGACTGTTATCAGTGAGATAGTTGAACACGTGCAGTTCATATCCTCTTCTTAGAATTTCCCTGAAACATTGTTCATCCAAATCTTATTTATAGAGCTCTAGTGTACGTTTCAGGTTCAGCACAtaactttttcttaaaagattttttaatatgtcttaaaataatctttttttaatttggattcttcCTGGTTTCTCTTGATGTAACTTAAAAATAGATGCAACGTTTTTCAGCAGCTTTGCATGCCTAAGCACCCCAGGATCTATGCAAAGTTACCCAACGAGAGCCCTTGAGACCCGATAGCCCGATAGACCCCCTTGAGAGAcgatacaggaatgtcctctacCTGTAATAGAAAGTGACTATATGAGTCTCGTGACGTATATGGCAAGCAGAGAACAGTGCCAGAATTCTAATAGGCCTAGATTAAAAAACACGAGAACCAGCTGGTACCCAAACGGCTCTAGAATGGGTGTAGGCTTCTGCAGAGTAGCTTCACATACTGGTAAGGTCTCGCTGGGGACCACGCCACTGTCTTCTAGGCCGaagtatttgttaaaatgcGCACACAAAATATAGATTCCACAACCCAGTTGTACCATTATCTTAAAAACACTCTACTGTGTCCTGGTCCGTTCTCATTTAGACTATGCTTCCTGTAAAGGGACTAGGCCTTTCCCTTTCCTTCTATTATTATTACCTTCTTTCCTTTCTATGAGATATATATTGACGCTCCTCAGCTACTtaaaccaaaattttgaaaataaataataataataagacgtttattagttACCAAGAAATTACAGCAATTAAGCAcaaagaataaaactaataggtaggtgtattaacttttacaaaattccactaaatattgagtatttcaccgtttaacaataacaaaaaaatcgaagaatttgtaactaaataaaaaagcttGTAATGCAAGGTGACCAACAGGCCATAATATACAGATTTACAGAGATATCCCTTACACAAAAGGCTCCCTGAATTCTACTGAGgccaaaaaaaacaataatttaaaaattaaataataaatattgtactgaaaaagaaagaacataCCCAACGGGAGCAGAATCAGAATATGAATGGGAAGAGAATCAagatgttattattattattatttataaaagaaaatatgaggGAAAGGGAAAATGagaacgttaaaaaatattcactCATACACATAATTAAccaaatagtaaataaattaaatatcagtGATGCAGATATACTTAATATCCTAAATATGGTCCTTATCACTGCCCGCCATAAGACAAGGGATCTTATCACTTTTAACAATATCCTTTATGGGAAATATGGAACTTCAGAGCaacttcaaaaaatcaatattcataCTCTATTAAGAACAACAAGAAGTACATATAGTTTTTACTACTGAATCCGGATAATTATGGTCTCATAAATTTCCTCACTAGCACAATTAGACTAGAAAATCAACATCATAACACTGACCTTTTTGAATCGTATAGCAAATTCTGAGTCAAGTTTTAGTAAACATTAAttggaaattattaattattattacccAATTATTTTATGTGATTCTGAATAATATGATGTATTATTGTTGcgaatttaaaagattaacacaaaatttaatttcgcTTTgcatgtttataaataaataaaataaaaatatataaaagtccTAGTAGACCTGCTGAAGAAGGAATGCAGGATTCAGCTTCTTACGCGTGCTAGCTTTAGATAGGTCGGTAGTAGGTATATCTATCCGGGCATACACTTATCGATTACCCAGTGACATAAAATGCATCGCATGCATAATATTATGATATTACATTTTCGAGGAAATACTTATTtatcacaaaataaaattattaataaaaatgaatttgcgttatttattgttttactaATATTATAGATTAAATATGCCAATTAAGAGTAAGTAACTAAGTTTCAATATcaacttgttttattatttaatcttgataacattttttttgtgtttgaaAGTGCTCTTTGTTATGtctatacttttaatttttaattttgtttttgtcatTAAGGTACTCAGGGTTTCCACAAATCacaagacagttttaccaccaACCAAAACTCATTGACGCgtatttcgctaacgatgttagcatcttcgagggaagatttaaaataatctaaaactaCTTACAGGTCGCCTTATGtgtagttcagttcagagatctattagaatcattgatgtgccgcgaatagtccgtgtgcctatgttgcttgtattgtcacatgacatgcatgtttaaatcgcaaaattttatgtggaaagagtcattaagtaatattctaaacgatatttaatcattccattaaataaataaatattttatgcatttttttaagtatttatacatttgattcctaaaatttgactacatgcgcccacgtactattttcttagacgtctgacctcagtcacagccacgCAAgggtgaaaagttgcacaggtccggccttaaaatttatttgtatttaaaactttgttattcgggatttttgggtttagttttattaagttagaaattcaggatagttgatagcaagatagtATTTAATTTAGCTATAAGATTTAAGTTCGTAAAATGAgttaaagcaaaaattttaatttaataagtttagtttttagcgccatcagtggggtgtttatagcaagtgatgagagaataggtggtacgaattacttaggcccatttattctgtggattaaggcattaaatatttactttttgacacaaaagggtaaaatgttatttgtttttttaaatgttttttttcaaatcttatatatttcctttttttgagtattgagatttattttaacttggtggtgattattaataaattattattattatagtaggGCCTGTCTTATTTCGCTGTTGCCGACTCCAACCAGGAAGGTTTGTCTTTTTGTTTGGCAAGTCCAGTGGTTTCGGGACATTTGGATATGCACAGGGGATCTTATAAGAGACTGAGAGATGATCCCGATAGTCCTAACCTGGATAAAGGAAGAAGCTAGTATTTTTCCCAGTTCGAATCATATTGGGCAAATTGGAACTACCTAATTTTGGAAGATGAACTCGGGACTAATAGTTAACCATTACGGCAAAGAGGAAAGAAAGCAAATCGTTGTGCCTAAATGTCGagcctcttttttatttttgtaaataagtgAGTAGAGTCCTGCCTAGTCTCTgcagttaattattttttcaacatcATATAGGTCTACCAGTGATGCTCTTGCAGAGGTATTTAGTCACATAGTTCTACATTTTCAAAGAAATGAGTATATTTCTGCAATTTTCTATTAAAGGCCTTTAAATGTGTGTCACTCACTATGGTATGAGAAGTAATGTTTTAAGACTTATTGACTCATACTTGTCTGGTACAACTCAACTGGTTGAACATTTAATTGGAATCTCATCAGTATTAGCCATTGGTACAGGGATGCTACAGGGGTCTATAATGTGTTCTGTGCTGTTTATCTTATATGTCAATGAACTTCCGGCTCACATGTCAAGGTTCAAAATCATCCAGCATGCTCATAATACCACTCTTTTCAGGTATGGTAAAGATCTTCCAAAAATTTCTGTTTCAAAATAACCCGTCTCTTTCTTTCCCAGACAAGTCTTAATTTTCTAACCTTTGGCGACTTAAGCCAAGTTTTTGATTGTGTAAATCCTGCAGATCCTTCTTAAAAACTAGAAAATAGGTTTTATTTccacgtttttatttttgtccatataTACTTGCGAGACAGATCCCACAGAATTTAGTGTTGGGTCCCattatattcttaaatatatatCAATGACTTTCCATATTTACGATTTAGATGCACGCGTTTTGCTGATAAGACGAAAATGTCTATTGCAGAATTGGCCAAAGCTTTGGAGAAGTTTGTCGGATGAAATAAAAGGTGCAGAGTCTAAGACTGTTAAAGCGTATAAAATTTTCATGCCCTTGATGTTAATTTCATTCTTGACTTGGAAAAGTCTCAAGAACTCTGAAGCTAAGTTAGCACTATTACGGGTAGGGTACATACATGGGGTACATAAATggatagaaaaaatattaggttttaTCCTTACATAGATAGACACTTTAGTATGAAAAGATGTCAGCAATGTCAGCAACCTCAGCTGAACAAGATCTGATCGCAATCACCATGCGTCTCAGAATTCTGACACAttttctttgttattcaaaGATCTTGTGGCATAGGCGTAATGTCCCCGTTCCAGAATGGAATGGGTAATTTTCGTGGCGAAATAACTATGATAGGCTGTAGGTAGAGATTTTAAAGAAACACAATAGGAAAAACTCCGAATATGAAAAGTTCTGAAACATTCTGAAACGGTCCCAAATCAAGGAACGATCATGGTGAACACCCAGGAAAAAGACAATCTGTTGGCAATTGGCAATACTTGGATGGGAATGCTGTCCTTTTCGGAGGGTGAAGTTGATATATTCAATTGTTGTCGCATTAAGACAAagtttatttgccaaaaaatatCTCTTTACATCTGACTGTGCCTTACCAATGCCGGAATCGTTAAAATGATTATAATATTGTCTGttgcaaattaaacaaaaatcaatgtttacTTCGAAACCTCTCCAGCTGCGTTTTTTGGATACTGCTCAGAACTGAATGTTGTTTTGTAATTCACTCGCATTTGTCAAACTCTATTTTAGAATGGGAGCAGGCAAGTGATCAAAGCAAGTGAGCaacttaaaaaatagtcattttaaaaaatttcatcttTCAAAGGATGCATCacaacgatttaaaaaaaaaattagtaaataccGCCTCGCTAATAATACGTAAACTTTGCTTGACTGTTTTCGATgagccaccctgtatacggaAACTCAAAGCTGTTCATCTTTTGAACAGGGATATTGTGAATGCACCTTAACACCCAGAATAAAAATCGCTATTTGACATTAATTGAATGTCATTATTGTCATTTTGCCAAATTGATATGTCATATATACGCCATATTAACTTCAAGAAAATgtgggttttatttaattgttgatattttggcttttgtattaattattaaaagatacTTCAGAAGGTTGGAAAGGAAAAAGTGGTTTAAAATGAACTCTCTGGTGGGTTACGGCAGTGACGACAATAGCGAGGACTCTGCAGAGGAGCGATTTCCggtaaataaaaagaaaccaaTAGTAGCTATCAAGTTTGCAGATTTATAAGTTTCATTATCCAAGTTTTCTgattttctttgaaatattgcatcttatataaccttatACATATTGGAGTCATATTATGATATCCTTGGagcttaaaaaacaaataaataaaatatttaaactatttagtaGAGGTTATAGATAGACTTAACAGAATCATTAACTAAAATCCCATATCCTCATAAAAGTTGAACCTATAATAATCTGCTCTTTTGCCAAATATTAGTTAGAACATGGACAAATCTTTGACAGGAGATGCCCGGAAGACCCAATCTATCTGCCAACAAACAGCATGGAAAGCCTGCAGTGCATGGTGACAACTATGAGGAAGTTGGAATGGACATGAGTGAGGTAATTGATTTATgtacacataatttttttgtaaatttttacattaccatgattgatttatttgtgcatattaattgaaataaatgaagaaattcTTCTGGAGCTTCAAGTGTGACTTgttgcttgaaaaaaaatattggtgtaAGGGCTTGTTGTGTATttgatacaaaataaaaaaaaatagtatttaccACTATAAGATTTTTTCCAATCTAattgttgtaattattttagttgCTGTTAAATTGAGGCAGTTTACTGTTTAACCACCTGTTTATTTGCTGGACAATTGTTggttttagatatattttttaattattcatattGCCTATGCAAGGCAGTTTGGGTATGTAGAGCTATGAACTTGTTTTGTTTGTTCAGATAGTTTGATTTATCtgtattttaagcattttttatgctgtatttttaatataaactttttgtattaacaGGACTGTCATGAACAAAGCTAGAAATAGAGATATTACAGTAAGGAACgcccaatatatatatatatatatatacacacaccccacaaaaattatTGCATCACtagtattttaagatattttttgggACAATCTGTATATGTATcaacttaaaagatatttctggttTCTTATCATGGACAAAAAATGATCGgaattttttacacatttttttgaagcaaaaatgcTCCCTTAGATTATCCCTGTGTTGGCGAATGCATTGAGATCGAAAATGTTCTAAGCAAATAGTGTTATTCTAAagtgaaaattgaaatttattgttaataatggaTGTGCCTGAACGTTTAACAAGACATGTGACTTATGAAGAAGCCGCTAGAATCATTGCGCTCATAGAAGATGGTAGGGTCCAGGAAAAACCATAATAAGAatcattttgtcaattttaGAGGAGAGCAAAGAAAAGTCTTCAAAATGTagtaatatgaaaatattactactatattataatctatataatattttaatatacagggtgggccggtttcgatggcggaaaattaaatgaccgacggagaacgaaaaaataataagtttactattataaataatattcgaaaaatgattcgttaaaaaattacagggtgtcaaaattccaattaaaaaaatcatcacacgcgagcatctggaattcttctatttggataccgtcttcgatattcacgaactgccgcttccgcatttccatcacaaaatccataacagaaatgaatatcagcgtatttattacttgaaaaacgcatttttcacaatacttttaacaacactgttaacaatagcaaaattaataatttaaccaacgcaataatttgacgtagtattttcatattttttatttaattaaaaaaaatcagcatttataaaaatttttttttttactcgcaaacagtgtgtcgtacgacaaaaagtaaagagatgttttttattttaaattaaacaaggatttcataaaaaaaaagaaatttaaaaaaaaaccaatggcgcatcatttttttaattaaaattgtatgaagatcggcccgcacacacgccactggtgaataaaattaataatttttgcacaaaaagatgcgtcttgattaactgtctaaacgtgccaaatttcattaaaatatctaaaggggtttaagaaaaataaaaaaaattgatttttttaattagaattttgacaccctgtaattttttaacgaatcatttttcgaatattatttataatagcaaacttattattttttcgttctccgtcggccatttaattttccgccatcgaaaccggaccaccctgtatatttaaattaataatgatttatatattttaatcaaaatatattcatatagatatgtatttatatatttaatgtgaatatgtaataaactaaaaacattatattctCAAAATACACTTGAATATAACTCTTTGTGGGGGAGTTGTGAAAAATACTCTGAAAATAAAGATAGACCTAGAATAGACCTTGAGGCTCTGTATTAGGGATGTAAAATGATggtcatttatattttctgattttcAATATCAGACTAGGTACTTATTATAGCAATAAAAACACacatttcaaacaaaaaaatataatacaacgtaaaacaaaacattaaatttctcataataaaaaatatttataaataaacaagttgtattattaaaaaataacataaatatgtaaattcaaACTAAATGCTTATAAAGGTaggtaataaaagtaataaaactggatttaactaaaatttataattttcttcttcttcagccTCATAATTATAGATATCACTGAAGCTAATATCAAGTTCATTTTGAGATTTGGAAAGTATACCTTCCAACTCTTCAATAAGACTAATGCTTACGTCAGTGGTACTACCTTCTTGGTCACTGGTACAGCTTACATGTTCATTACTGTTATCAAGTAAGGTTTTAGAGGTGGAGGTAGAGGGTAATGGTGATTTCGACGATTCCTCATCGGCATCGGGAATAGTTTCTAGAATAATActgttttttctatatttcttaaaataaaaataataatgttaataccTAAACGATTTTGTTCTATCCTATAATACACATGTCTGACATGTCTCTTCTTGTCAACTAATCCTAATCCGAAACTTATATCTTTGCTCGGTTTAACGCTTTTATGAGGAAATAGTTTTAGATTGTGATGTATATAAGTTAGCATACCAGCTCTTTTTGTTGTTAGACGATTCCTAGTTTTAGAATGTATAAATCCATAAGAACTGAAAGTTCTCTCAGTAGCTGCTGAAGTAGCTGGCATGCCAAGTACCTGTCTTAGTGGCATTTCAGTACAAATACCTTTCAAGTATATCAAAGGTAAAGTGTTAACTCTTTTTTCACCATCCTGCACAAATTTTAATCCCCAAATACCTTCGCTGCTCCTATAGGCGGCTAAATTTTCAAGTTCTTTGCTATCATCAACATAATCTAAGTACATGGCAACAGAATGGATGTAAGTTAACCCACCTACAATTTCCTTTTGAGATAGTTGCTttcctaaaaaacaaaaaaaaaattattaacttataatttaattataagtatAGAAGTATACTTAACTACATATTAAAGTTAAGTTACTAgaagtttataaatttttttaggtattgagttttgtttaagtatcaaaaaaaattacctttatatCGAGGATCCAAAATGTTTGCAGCAAAGTGTATTTCTCTAAGGCACATCTGTTGCCTTTCAAGTAGactttttgttactttttttccTCCAGCTTCAATAAGGGCGAGGTAGACAATTGGTTTTCAAAAACAATAGCAATTTCATAAAATGCAACAGCTACACATTACTAATTCACTAATGTTGCACTTGTCTGACACCAAACGCAAAATCCATTTCTTTATTGGttgtaataaagttaaaaaatgttcgATTTTCGTCCAGAATATATCATCAAGAATATCATGTTTATTCCTTTTTTCATGCAATGTCTGATACTCTTCTGTGATTGGCATTGCTTGAAGagtgcttttgtttttttgtaggcTCTCAAAACTTGTAACTATGGAAGCCCATCTTGTTGCTACTGGAAGTTTAAGGGTGCAGGATTCACCTTTTTGCTTTTCctttgaaattcttttaaatgcaGAAGTTAAaaccgatttattttttattgtctttattaTGGACTTCGAGGCATTAAGAAGAGTTTCTGTGgtctttaatttcattatatcAGTAACCAATAAATTAAGTGTATGTGCTGCGGAACCGTAAAATGAAATTGGTTTGTCTGGATATCTACTTTGTAGCAAATCCTGAGATTTCTTCATATTAGCGGCATTGGCTGAGCAAAAGccgattattttgttaattcccACCTCATTGTATACCATTTCTATTTGATCTGCCATGTACTCACCTGTATGTCTACTTTCTTCAGTAGACAATGATTTGTAAAAAACAGGTTGGGGTGtggttataacaaaattaattatgctCTCATTCCTTATGTTTGTCTATGCATCGCATTGAATGCCCAGGACTTTAGCATTTGTTAAATTATCTGTCACTTCGATTTCAACTTGATTAAATACAGCAGTTAAAAGCgaatttgataaaacaaaacGTGAAGGCAACCTCAAGGACagtctgattttttttaaaaaggtctatccaatatatattttctgttatatttAAGGTTTGCAGACCTGTAGCATAAATTGCCTTTGCTAGCATCAACCAAATTTCATCTTGATCGTCGGGTTTAATGTTGTCAATAAAACTGCTTAGAGTGCTTAGGGTACTAATTGAGCTACATTGACTACGACTACCCATTCTCTGGACTTTGGATGCCGAAGGCCCCGATGCCGATGAACTATTCCTTACCTCTTCTAACTCTGCTTGCTGTTCTGCTGATTCAGCCACCGACACATCCAGTTTCCTCTTGTTTGATTTTTCTGACTCATTCAGCTTTAGTTCACTTTTTAACATTACTTTAACATTGTCAGGGCACATTTCACATGTAACAAGATGTAAGCCCATTCTAGTTGCATGGTGTGCAAcctgttttttacaaaatttacactCGTAACATTTCAATTTCTGTCCTGGCTTATTTAGagtattaaagtatttatatacAATACTTTTAGTTCTACACATTTTCTTGatgcttaaaaaacaaaacacaacaaaaaataaataggcacaggaaaaaactttgaaaatataaaatagctcTTATTGTAAAGGTACTAATGCCGCCGAACAACTGAATTGACGCGCCGATCGCGAGAAGAAGCAAGCAAGCCAGCCAAGCCAATGTAATAAGCAGGTTGCAGCTTGTCTCAAGCAGTAAACATTGAAAATCAGCTTATATTTTTGTGACaggaagttatttttttgtgactatcattttttttaatgacggTCGTTTATTTTTGCGACAGTAAgattttaattgattaattttaattgataaaaaataaatgacgatggtgtcataaaaataaatgacgtgACCGTCATTTTCAATATGACCGTGACGTGACCGTGTCAGCAAAATTTGCTCACATCCCTACTCTGTATATCCCTATACTTACCTCGTAAGATATTGGTAGTAATCctataaaagaaacaaacagtAAAAGATCGTGTAAAAATCGTTAATATATTACCATCATATGCCCGCTGTGGTAATATAAATTCCCCAGGTTGTAGTGTCGGCATAAGTTG from Anthonomus grandis grandis chromosome 7, icAntGran1.3, whole genome shotgun sequence includes the following:
- the LOC126738833 gene encoding uncharacterized protein LOC126738833; translation: MASDNDSDKGHDSDNGLDVSEMLAVDYSYEDMELDYENSMPLSSDEQPKKKRAIEPNNIKKPLTQKDPVVFDLNFSGDPRKAPKLAQKIRRHIENEMDIAMADDNLKLQIRILKWEIKSAGLWIVPANKDTHKWLINCKPYVEGDIIIKPISSKKFRKPQKITFKIRKEVLNLPDIKKRLSQQNRNLQISLWKFYMKARDQAGNLIFECDIPDMDLKVIKETKSNVAASLDEDTAAIGVLFYKLDCIPVKYLQDS